One window of Mesorhizobium sp. WSM4904 genomic DNA carries:
- a CDS encoding glutathione S-transferase family protein: MGLLIEGKWQDRSTVADSSGRFVRAEAQWRDWVTRDGTPAEGRKRGFKAEPGRYHLYVSLACPWAHRTLIFRSLKKLEDIISVSVVHHFMGENGWTFKAEDGATGDTLYGLEYLHQIYAKADPAYSGRVSVPVLWDKKQETIVNNESSEIIRMLNSAFDEWGDASLDFYPPSLRAEIDKINALVYPAINNGVYRAGFATTQSAYEEAFGELFSALDTIEDRLSKQRYLVGERITEADWRLFTTLVRFDPVYVGHFKCNLRRIADYPNLSNYLRDLYQVPGVSGTVNLHHIKAHYYGSHKSINPTGIVPVGPELDYAAPHDRGRFRKAA, translated from the coding sequence ATGGGATTGCTGATCGAGGGCAAGTGGCAGGACCGGTCGACCGTTGCCGACAGCAGCGGCAGGTTCGTGCGCGCGGAAGCGCAATGGCGCGACTGGGTGACGCGCGACGGCACGCCGGCGGAAGGCCGCAAGCGCGGCTTCAAGGCAGAGCCCGGCCGCTATCATCTTTACGTTTCGCTCGCCTGCCCATGGGCGCACCGGACACTGATCTTCCGCTCCCTGAAGAAGCTGGAAGACATCATCTCCGTCTCCGTGGTGCACCACTTCATGGGTGAGAACGGCTGGACCTTCAAGGCGGAGGACGGTGCCACCGGCGACACGCTCTACGGCCTCGAATACCTGCACCAGATCTATGCCAAGGCCGATCCCGCCTATTCGGGACGGGTGTCCGTGCCGGTGCTGTGGGACAAAAAGCAGGAAACGATCGTCAACAACGAGTCTTCCGAGATCATCCGGATGCTCAATTCCGCCTTCGACGAATGGGGCGATGCGAGCCTCGACTTCTATCCCCCGTCGCTGCGGGCGGAGATCGACAAGATCAATGCGCTGGTCTATCCGGCGATCAACAACGGCGTCTATCGCGCCGGCTTCGCCACCACGCAATCCGCCTACGAGGAAGCATTCGGCGAATTGTTCTCAGCGCTCGACACGATCGAAGACCGACTTTCCAAGCAGCGCTATCTGGTCGGCGAACGCATCACCGAGGCCGACTGGAGACTGTTCACCACGCTGGTCCGCTTCGATCCGGTCTATGTCGGCCACTTCAAATGCAATCTGCGCCGCATCGCCGACTATCCGAACCTGTCGAATTATCTGCGCGACCTCTACCAGGTGCCCGGCGTCTCAGGCACGGTCAACCTGCACCACATCAAGGCGCATTATTACGGCAGCCACAAATCGATCAATCCGACCGGAATCGTTCCGGTGGGGCCGGAGCTGGACTATGCCGCGCCGCATGATCGCGGCAGGTTCAGGAAGGCGGCTTAG
- a CDS encoding metallophosphoesterase produces MLRLAHISDVHLGPLPDVTYRDLASKRVLGYVNWQRNRRRHMHDAVIDTIVADIKASAPDHLAVTGDLVNLALDGEIEMAKHWLETLGSPNDVSVVPGNHDAYVPGAFDKVCRSWAPWMTGDGVDSPVDRNSFPYLRVRGNVALIGVTTARATAPFMANGFFMEGQAERLAKILDATAKQGLFRAIMIHHPPVRGAVSQHKRLFGISRFHKVIRRHGAELVLHGHSHLPSLFTIGPRGAKVPVVGVAAAGQAPGGKHPAAQYNLLEIDGEKGNWSIRLTRRGLTGPALPPSDLQVIELGADLAAARELVKS; encoded by the coding sequence ATGCTCAGGCTCGCACATATTTCCGATGTCCATCTGGGGCCGCTGCCCGATGTAACCTATCGCGATCTCGCGTCCAAGCGCGTGCTGGGCTACGTCAACTGGCAGCGCAACCGCCGCCGGCATATGCATGATGCGGTCATCGACACCATCGTCGCCGATATCAAGGCCAGCGCGCCCGACCATCTCGCCGTCACCGGCGATCTCGTCAACCTGGCGCTCGACGGCGAGATCGAGATGGCAAAGCACTGGCTGGAGACGCTTGGTTCTCCGAACGACGTGTCGGTCGTGCCAGGCAACCACGATGCCTATGTGCCCGGCGCCTTCGACAAGGTCTGCCGGTCGTGGGCGCCGTGGATGACGGGAGACGGCGTGGACAGTCCGGTCGATCGCAATTCCTTTCCCTATCTGCGCGTACGCGGCAACGTCGCGCTGATCGGCGTCACGACGGCGCGGGCCACGGCGCCCTTCATGGCCAACGGCTTCTTCATGGAGGGCCAGGCGGAGCGGCTCGCCAAGATCCTCGACGCCACCGCCAAACAGGGGCTGTTTCGCGCCATCATGATCCACCATCCGCCGGTGCGCGGCGCGGTTTCGCAGCATAAGCGGCTGTTCGGCATCTCGCGTTTCCACAAGGTCATTCGCCGGCACGGCGCCGAGCTTGTCCTGCACGGTCACTCGCATCTGCCGTCGCTGTTCACCATCGGCCCGCGCGGCGCCAAGGTGCCGGTGGTCGGCGTAGCCGCCGCCGGCCAGGCGCCGGGCGGCAAGCATCCCGCCGCCCAGTACAATCTGCTCGAGATCGACGGGGAAAAGGGCAACTGGAGCATCCGCCTGACACGGCGCGGCCTGACCGGTCCGGCACTGCCGCCATCAGATCTCCAGGTGATCGAGCTGGGTGCCGACCTGGCGGCGGCCCGTGAGCTCGTCAAAAGCTGA
- the leuA gene encoding 2-isopropylmalate synthase, with translation MPDAARKYQPYPTVNLVDRTWPSKAIEKAPIWCSVDLRDGNQALIDPMGHERKARMFALLLDMGFKEIEIGFPSASQTDFDFARWCIEEGGVPNDVSLQVLVQCRPELITRTFDALKGAHRPIVHFYNSTSELQRRVVFEKDVAGIKRIATDAAKMITDMAAKAGGGYRFEYSPESFTGTELEVALEICNAVIEIVKPTADNKLIINLPSTVEMSTPNVYADRIEWMCRNLDNRDKLIISLHPHNDRGTGIATTELGLMAGADRVEGTLFGNGERTGNVDIVTLALNMYTQGIDPELDCSDINRMKDVYEYSNQLKIPERHPYVGELVYTAFSGSHQDAINKGMKALRKANTPLWEVPYLPIDPADVGRTYEAIIRINSQSGKGGIAYVLQADYGLNLPRNLQIEFSQDIQAITDAEGKEVPARRIHERFLEAYVDQPGARLKFLDHQTYPDTEVKGRRVVEAVILDNGKEMTITGTGTGPIDGFVDALSRHVGVEMSVLDYSEHSLQRGSNASAISYVEMEYPGGKLFGAGINTNIVAASLEAVVSAANRILGRKAG, from the coding sequence ATGCCCGACGCCGCCCGCAAATATCAGCCCTATCCGACCGTCAACCTCGTCGATCGCACCTGGCCGTCCAAGGCGATCGAGAAGGCGCCGATCTGGTGCTCGGTCGACCTGCGCGACGGCAACCAGGCCCTGATCGACCCGATGGGCCACGAACGCAAGGCGCGCATGTTCGCGCTGCTGCTCGACATGGGTTTCAAGGAGATCGAGATCGGCTTTCCGTCAGCCTCGCAGACCGACTTCGATTTCGCCCGCTGGTGCATTGAGGAGGGCGGCGTGCCGAACGATGTGTCGCTGCAGGTGCTGGTGCAGTGCCGGCCCGAGCTGATCACGCGGACTTTCGATGCGCTGAAGGGCGCGCACCGGCCGATCGTGCATTTCTACAACTCGACCAGCGAGCTGCAGCGCCGCGTCGTCTTCGAAAAGGACGTCGCCGGCATCAAGCGCATCGCCACCGACGCCGCCAAGATGATCACCGACATGGCGGCCAAGGCCGGCGGCGGCTACCGTTTCGAATATTCGCCGGAGAGCTTCACCGGCACCGAGCTCGAGGTCGCGCTGGAAATCTGCAACGCCGTCATCGAGATCGTGAAGCCGACGGCCGACAACAAGCTGATCATCAACCTGCCCTCGACGGTCGAGATGTCGACGCCCAACGTCTATGCCGACCGCATCGAATGGATGTGCCGCAATCTCGACAACCGCGACAAGCTGATCATCTCGCTGCACCCGCACAATGACCGCGGCACCGGCATCGCCACCACCGAGCTCGGCCTGATGGCGGGCGCCGACCGCGTCGAAGGAACGCTGTTCGGCAATGGCGAGCGCACCGGCAATGTCGACATCGTGACGCTCGCGCTCAACATGTACACGCAAGGCATCGATCCCGAGCTGGACTGTTCCGACATCAACCGGATGAAGGACGTCTACGAGTACTCGAACCAGCTGAAGATCCCGGAACGTCACCCTTATGTCGGCGAGCTGGTCTACACCGCTTTCTCCGGCTCGCATCAGGATGCCATCAACAAGGGCATGAAGGCGCTGCGCAAGGCCAACACGCCGCTGTGGGAAGTGCCCTATCTGCCGATCGACCCGGCCGATGTCGGCCGCACTTACGAGGCGATCATCCGTATCAACTCGCAGTCTGGCAAGGGCGGCATCGCCTATGTGCTGCAGGCCGACTACGGTCTCAACCTGCCGCGCAACCTGCAGATCGAATTCAGCCAGGATATCCAGGCGATCACCGATGCCGAAGGCAAGGAAGTGCCGGCCAGGCGCATCCACGAGCGCTTCCTCGAAGCCTATGTCGACCAGCCCGGCGCGCGACTGAAATTCCTCGACCATCAGACTTATCCCGACACCGAGGTGAAGGGACGGCGCGTGGTGGAGGCGGTTATCCTCGACAACGGCAAGGAAATGACGATCACCGGCACCGGCACCGGACCGATCGACGGCTTCGTCGATGCGCTTTCGCGCCATGTCGGCGTCGAGATGTCGGTGCTCGACTATTCCGAGCATTCCTTGCAGCGCGGCTCGAACGCCTCGGCCATCTCCTATGTCGAGATGGAATATCCGGGCGGCAAGCTGTTCGGCGCCGGCATAAACACCAACATCGTCGCCGCCTCGCTCGAGGCCGTGGTTTCGGCCGCCAACCGCATCCTCGGCCGCAAGGCCGGCTGA
- a CDS encoding alpha/beta fold hydrolase encodes MLPSLNVAEYGAGPKTIVLLHGFGSCHETWRDVISALAPSARVLAYDLPGHGNSLEYDGNGGAKQAARAILADLIARRPGKVHLVGHSMGGAIAALMALADPGRVASLTLLAPGGFGPEINGPLLRRYAAAANRDEIRACLAAMSGPRSVPPEHVVEALSLMRERPGQLQTLVDTAAVMTRGDRQGVIPGERLATLSMPVMVVWGTDDPVLPVDQAETLPAHFHLHHVLEAGHMLAEEAPDLIAEVVRRNMRRRRKGQRPVIGAAAS; translated from the coding sequence ATGCTGCCATCCCTTAACGTCGCCGAATACGGTGCAGGCCCGAAGACGATCGTGTTGCTGCACGGCTTCGGTAGCTGCCATGAGACATGGCGCGACGTGATTTCTGCATTGGCGCCGAGTGCAAGGGTGCTGGCCTACGATCTGCCGGGCCATGGAAACTCGTTGGAATATGACGGAAATGGCGGCGCCAAGCAGGCGGCACGGGCCATCCTCGCGGATCTGATCGCCCGCCGGCCGGGCAAAGTCCACCTCGTTGGCCATTCCATGGGCGGCGCGATCGCGGCATTGATGGCGCTTGCCGATCCCGGGAGGGTGGCCTCGCTGACCTTGCTGGCGCCGGGCGGCTTCGGCCCGGAGATCAACGGACCACTGCTGCGCCGCTATGCCGCCGCAGCCAACCGGGATGAGATCCGTGCATGCCTTGCCGCCATGTCGGGGCCGAGGAGCGTGCCCCCGGAACATGTGGTGGAGGCGCTTTCGCTTATGCGCGAGCGGCCGGGCCAGTTGCAGACCCTTGTCGATACCGCAGCCGTGATGACCAGGGGTGACCGGCAAGGTGTCATCCCTGGCGAACGGCTGGCGACCTTGAGCATGCCGGTGATGGTGGTTTGGGGAACGGACGATCCCGTCCTGCCCGTCGACCAGGCCGAAACCCTGCCGGCGCATTTCCACCTGCACCACGTGCTGGAGGCCGGCCACATGCTGGCCGAGGAGGCGCCCGACCTGATCGCGGAGGTCGTGCGCCGCAACATGCGGCGCCGACGCAAAGGCCAACGGCCTGTTATCGGCGCGGCAGCAAGCTGA
- a CDS encoding ATP-grasp domain-containing protein translates to MNFVFFSPHFPANGADFCDRLKKAGATVLGIGDAPYETLSGKLKEALSEYYRVADMEDYDAVFRAMGHFIHKWGRIDRFESLNEHWLELEANIRTDFNIFGTKLDFVKNLKRKSRMRAFFRKSGVETIPQRKCSDRAGAMTFIRRVGYPVVVKPDSGSGASNTFKISNASELDQFFKDKPEGVTFVMEQFIEGLVVTFDGLVNRDGEVVLAASHRYDQSIMDAVNNDRHMSYTCFPEISPAVEEAGRKIVKAFDVRERFFHIELFETRDKRIIALEVNMRPPGAWMTDAINYTFDIDVYAAWADMVVKDAAGGPYKGKYFTAYASRKRHIDYLHSHEDVLAAHGDKIVHHQAIEEVFSRAMGNYAYQMRSKDQKALRQAVDYIHAEKA, encoded by the coding sequence ATGAATTTCGTGTTCTTCTCGCCGCATTTTCCTGCCAACGGCGCCGATTTCTGCGACCGGCTGAAGAAGGCCGGCGCCACCGTGCTCGGCATCGGCGACGCGCCCTATGAGACGCTGAGTGGGAAGCTCAAGGAAGCACTGTCGGAATATTACCGCGTCGCGGACATGGAAGACTACGATGCCGTGTTCCGGGCGATGGGACATTTCATCCACAAATGGGGTCGCATCGACCGCTTCGAATCGCTCAATGAGCACTGGCTGGAGCTTGAGGCCAACATCCGCACTGACTTCAATATTTTCGGCACCAAGCTTGATTTCGTGAAGAATTTGAAGCGCAAGAGCCGCATGCGCGCCTTCTTCCGCAAGAGCGGCGTCGAAACCATTCCACAGCGCAAATGCTCGGACCGCGCCGGGGCCATGACCTTCATCCGTCGCGTCGGCTACCCGGTGGTGGTGAAGCCGGATTCAGGCTCCGGCGCCTCGAACACGTTCAAGATCTCCAACGCCAGCGAGCTCGACCAGTTCTTCAAGGACAAGCCCGAGGGCGTGACCTTCGTCATGGAGCAGTTCATCGAGGGGCTGGTGGTGACCTTCGACGGCCTCGTCAACCGCGACGGCGAGGTGGTGCTGGCGGCGAGCCATCGCTACGACCAGAGCATCATGGACGCGGTCAACAACGACCGCCATATGAGCTACACCTGCTTCCCGGAGATCAGCCCGGCGGTCGAGGAGGCGGGCCGCAAGATCGTGAAAGCGTTCGACGTGCGCGAGCGCTTCTTCCATATCGAGCTGTTCGAGACCAGGGACAAGCGCATCATCGCGCTCGAGGTCAACATGCGTCCGCCAGGCGCCTGGATGACGGACGCCATCAACTATACCTTCGACATCGATGTCTATGCCGCCTGGGCCGACATGGTGGTGAAGGACGCGGCCGGTGGCCCGTACAAGGGCAAGTACTTCACCGCCTATGCCAGCCGCAAACGCCATATCGACTATTTGCACAGCCATGAGGACGTGCTAGCCGCCCACGGCGACAAGATCGTCCACCACCAGGCCATCGAAGAGGTTTTCAGCCGCGCCATGGGCAACTACGCCTACCAGATGCGTTCCAAGGACCAGAAGGCGTTGCGCCAGGCGGTCGACTACATCCACGCGGAAAAGGCGTGA
- a CDS encoding tetratricopeptide repeat protein: MEPATPAAPAVRETLERLLASETFGRSERARRLLRYLVEREQAGEGDRLKGTSIAMDVFGKDGDFDASTDAVVRVQAGRLRELLDHYFANEGVAEPVRIAIPRGGYVPSYELNAIRLPAEAKPADSGQAAPPSAEHFENRAAAGASPADAVPSTATPAVPESASSLTRQLRFFWAAMVLVIAMLGVLVVRQGNAFLPGDDSAAPVETAGATGSVAPQTFDSLPLIYLAIKADGPEAARVASSLRAGLAGFDTIDFIGRDAGATRDSSADPVSFVFDVIPGPATGDVMIELQSVATGRVLLSRNLTPAESAPGVVESNIASLLTSTVPASGAIYSYIDQSDIQTSQIGCLVLDDRYYLDQSAKTHEAAYRCLEKLVGEGTKSSLVYSELASLHLEAVTSHYAYPPDATLEKAMSFAHRAVQMGPMSPHAHRAYGYLSSRLGNTDEAIRWMRKAYELNPYDLGMAAAYGYGLIFAGKYQEGTPILGHAVETFSGHPTWWDYGLFLGALMQGDTKRAAIASESLRTTASKSHYLAARLIGAKISGRDKLASQLANELTAEFPKFAADPRATFVDRKYPADLTDRLVQSLHSAGIGNPS; the protein is encoded by the coding sequence TTGGAGCCTGCCACGCCTGCCGCCCCCGCAGTGCGCGAGACATTGGAGCGACTGCTTGCCAGCGAAACGTTCGGACGGTCCGAGCGCGCGCGCAGGCTATTACGCTATCTCGTGGAGCGCGAGCAGGCCGGCGAAGGCGACAGGCTGAAGGGCACTTCCATCGCCATGGACGTCTTCGGCAAGGACGGCGATTTCGACGCCTCGACCGATGCGGTCGTCAGGGTCCAGGCCGGACGGCTGCGTGAGCTTCTGGATCATTATTTCGCCAATGAGGGGGTTGCCGAGCCGGTGCGCATCGCAATCCCGCGTGGCGGCTACGTGCCTTCCTACGAGCTGAATGCCATCCGGCTGCCCGCCGAGGCCAAGCCCGCCGACAGTGGCCAGGCTGCTCCGCCATCGGCCGAGCATTTCGAGAATCGCGCGGCCGCCGGTGCCTCGCCCGCCGATGCCGTCCCGTCGACGGCGACACCCGCGGTCCCCGAATCCGCCTCGTCGCTGACGCGCCAATTGCGGTTCTTCTGGGCCGCCATGGTGCTGGTCATCGCCATGCTGGGTGTCCTTGTCGTCCGCCAGGGCAATGCCTTTCTTCCCGGCGACGACTCGGCCGCGCCGGTCGAAACGGCAGGCGCGACCGGCAGCGTCGCTCCGCAAACATTCGACAGCTTGCCTTTGATCTACTTGGCCATCAAGGCCGACGGACCCGAGGCCGCTCGTGTCGCCTCCTCGCTTCGCGCCGGTCTCGCCGGCTTCGATACCATAGACTTCATCGGACGCGACGCCGGCGCCACGCGCGATAGTTCCGCCGATCCGGTCAGCTTCGTTTTCGATGTTATTCCCGGACCTGCCACCGGGGACGTCATGATCGAGTTGCAGAGCGTCGCGACGGGGCGGGTTCTCCTGTCGCGCAACCTGACCCCAGCCGAAAGCGCGCCTGGCGTGGTCGAAAGCAATATCGCCAGCCTCCTGACTTCGACCGTCCCCGCTTCGGGCGCGATCTACAGCTACATCGACCAGAGCGACATCCAGACCAGCCAGATCGGATGTCTGGTGCTCGACGATCGCTACTATCTCGATCAGAGCGCCAAGACGCACGAAGCCGCGTATCGCTGTCTGGAGAAGCTGGTCGGCGAAGGCACCAAATCATCGCTCGTCTACTCGGAACTCGCTTCGCTGCATCTGGAAGCCGTCACCAGCCACTATGCCTACCCGCCCGATGCGACGCTCGAAAAGGCCATGTCGTTCGCCCACCGCGCCGTTCAGATGGGGCCGATGAGCCCGCACGCGCATCGCGCCTATGGCTATCTCAGCTCGCGTCTCGGCAATACGGACGAAGCGATCCGCTGGATGCGCAAGGCCTATGAACTCAACCCTTACGATCTCGGCATGGCCGCCGCCTACGGCTACGGCCTGATCTTCGCCGGTAAATATCAGGAAGGTACTCCGATCCTCGGCCACGCCGTCGAAACATTCAGCGGCCACCCGACCTGGTGGGATTACGGCCTGTTTCTCGGAGCCTTGATGCAAGGCGACACGAAGCGAGCCGCAATTGCCAGCGAATCGCTGCGGACCACGGCATCAAAATCGCATTACCTGGCCGCACGCCTCATCGGCGCCAAGATTTCAGGCCGCGACAAGCTCGCGAGTCAGTTGGCCAACGAATTGACGGCCGAGTTCCCGAAATTCGCCGCCGATCCGCGCGCGACCTTTGTCGACAGGAAGTATCCCGCCGATCTCACCGACCGGCTGGTGCAGTCCTTGCACTCTGCGGGAATCGGCAACCCGAGCTGA
- a CDS encoding NUDIX domain-containing protein, with protein sequence MTGSPDLEETFRQTGWPGLRARLFHLYFLLRRPMTLGVRGLVYDQVSNSVFLIRHTYVPGWQLPGGGVEMGETLIEALARELAEEGNIALTASPVLKSMHFNRRASSRDHVGFYLIEAFSQTGPKQPDHEIAEAAFFPLDRLPEDTTPATRRRIAEIFGGEHVSAYW encoded by the coding sequence ATGACAGGCTCACCCGACCTCGAGGAGACGTTTCGTCAGACCGGTTGGCCGGGACTACGGGCGAGGCTGTTCCACCTCTATTTCCTGCTGCGGCGCCCGATGACGCTCGGCGTGCGTGGCCTCGTCTATGACCAGGTGTCAAATTCCGTCTTCCTCATCCGCCATACCTACGTTCCGGGCTGGCAACTGCCGGGCGGCGGCGTGGAGATGGGTGAGACGCTTATCGAAGCGCTGGCGCGGGAACTGGCTGAGGAAGGAAATATCGCCCTGACCGCCTCGCCGGTGCTGAAATCGATGCATTTCAACCGTCGCGCCAGCAGCCGTGACCATGTCGGCTTCTATCTGATCGAAGCCTTCAGCCAGACCGGGCCGAAGCAGCCCGACCATGAGATCGCCGAGGCGGCGTTCTTTCCGCTCGACCGTTTGCCGGAAGATACGACGCCCGCGACGCGACGGCGGATTGCCGAAATTTTCGGCGGCGAGCACGTTTCAGCTTACTGGTAG